From a region of the Notolabrus celidotus isolate fNotCel1 chromosome 14, fNotCel1.pri, whole genome shotgun sequence genome:
- the si:ch211-195m9.3 gene encoding uncharacterized protein si:ch211-195m9.3 isoform X1: MLQTGQMALVWLTCGIIIVCGIGSDAFKNNCCSRKNCMGIEYDTREAVCCENCFHPGRGLSCCGKLSFDPEVATCCPGKPGVTAKVTQGLSQSVSSCCELQAYNSLNEICCQSTVRTKPSANAQCCGRDAIDGDTHLCCGPPDAKKGQLKLSDHHQCCGQDQYDTLKNCCCAINATLQIHPNKASCCVEDSETFDAGTELCCGPPENKTCSRRISDHHLCCGRDQYNTTTHCCCGLDHPLKIHPIGSECCNESDEQPQNPSSQLNSTEPHTGLAGSSCFDLIKCLCGETYRTDSPEPPLCCTPGRHDTPICTPHAGVSCKSGWRPSTDQCCGGTRPNWARCRVRSCDEILYTGREDGDIYLDSSVAYHPAEGTICCSKFHGSSGQHCCGTDIYQPHSEICCNGHRYPKVENLLCCGIKAYNIKSKQKKCCAGRLHHLRSNQSAHEAQCCGSMLQKPSNVCCMSQNEEVLYVPQRGFKCCGHLYYNTSLWSCCAGSLCPVHKPGHHHSQSIKVSECSHVSLNNLDEKELCREMHIGIVDSVSPQSIVFSRVVKIYGKNATVKHLTSPHILETHGCNFLKLICGETYFFNHVNVFTDFNHDYILQSLHFIISKCQATSD; the protein is encoded by the exons GCATTGGATCTgatgcatttaaaaacaactgttGCAG CAGAAAAAACTGTATGGGGATAGAGTATGACACCCGAGAGGCTGTGTGCTGTGAGAACTGTTTCCATCCTGGGAGAGGGCTTTCATGTTGTGGAAAGTTGTCCTTTGATCCAGAAGTGGCCACCTGCTGTCCAGGAAAACCAGGAGTAACAG CTAAAGTTACACAAGGTCTGAGCCAAAGTGTGTCGTCTTGCTGTGAACTGCAGGCATACAACTCTCTGAATGAAATATGCTGTCAGTCCACCGTCAGAACCAAGCCTTCAGCAAACGCCCAATGCTGTGGTAGAG ATGCCATTGATGGAGACACACATTTGTGTTGTGGTCCACCAGATGCAAAAAAAGGCCAGTTGAAATTATCTGATCACCATCAATGCTGTGGCCAAGACCAGTACGACACTTTGAAAAATTGCTGCTGTGCGATAAATGCCACTCTTCAGATACACCCCAATAAGGCCAGTTGCTGTGTAGAAGACTCAG AGACATTTGATGCAGGCACTGAGTTATGTTGTGGCCCCCCTGAGAATAAGACCTGCTCGCGTAGAATTTCTGATCACCACCTGTGCTGTGGACGTGACCAGTATAACACCACGACTCATTGTTGCTGTGGGCTGGATCACCCTTTGAAGATACACCCCATTGGCTCCGAATGCTGTAACGAATCAG ATGAACAACCACAG aacCCCAGTTCCCAACTCAACAG CACTGAGCCACACACAGGTCTAGCTGGATCATCATGTTTCGACCTGATCAAATGCCTGTGCGGTGAGACATACCGGACAGATTCTCCCGAGCCTCCTTTGTGCTGCACCCCAG GTCGACATGACACTCCCATCTGTACTCCACATGCAGGCGTCTCCTGTAAATCTGGGTGGAGGCCTTCAACTGATCAA TGCTGTGGAGGGACACGGCCAAACTGGGCACGATGCAGAGTCCGCTCTTGTGATGAGATCTTGTacacaggcagagaggatgGAGACATATACTTGGACAGCAGTGTTGCTTACCACCCAGCTGAAGGGACTATATGCTGTTCAAAGTTTCATGGCTCATCAGGGCAGCACTGCTGTGGGACAGACATCTACCAGCCTCACAGTGAGATCTGCTGCAATGGACACAG ATATCCCAAAGTCGAAAACCTGCTCTGCTGTGGGATTAAGGCCTACAACATTaagagcaaacagaagaagtgcTGTGCAGGGAGACTGCACCACCTGAGGTCTAACCAGTCTGCACATGAAGCACAATGCTGTGGATCCATGCTGCAAAAACCATCA AATGTCTGCTGCATGAGTCAGAATGAGGAGGTGCTCTACGTTCCACAGCGGGGGTTCAAATGCTGCGGCCATCTCTACTACAATACTTCTCTGTGGTCCTGTTGTGCAGGGAGCCTGTGTCCGGTCCACAAACCAGGACATCACCACAGCCAGTCAATCAAAG TTTCAGAATGCAGTCATGTGTCACTGAACAACCTGGATGAGAAAGAACTTTGCAGAGAAA TGCACATTGGGATTGTGGACAGTGTGTCTCCGCAAAGCATCGTGTTCAGCCGTGTGGTGAAAATCTACGGAAAAAATGCCACTGTGAAACATCTCACCTCCCCTCACATCCTGGAAACACATGGCTGCAACTTCCTTAAGTTGATCTGTGGGGAGACTTACTTCTTTAATCACGTTAATGTCTTTACTGATTTCAACCATGACTACATTCTCCAGTCACTCCATTTCATTATTTCCAAGTGTCAGGCGACCTCAGATTAA
- the si:ch211-195m9.3 gene encoding uncharacterized protein si:ch211-195m9.3 isoform X5: protein MDRFLDSSAQMSKVTQGLSQSVSSCCELQAYNSLNEICCQSTVRTKPSANAQCCGRDAIDGDTHLCCGPPDAKKGQLKLSDHHQCCGQDQYDTLKNCCCAINATLQIHPNKASCCVEDSETFDAGTELCCGPPENKTCSRRISDHHLCCGRDQYNTTTHCCCGLDHPLKIHPIGSECCNESDEQPQNPSSQLNSTEPHTGLAGSSCFDLIKCLCGETYRTDSPEPPLCCTPGRHDTPICTPHAGVSCKSGWRPSTDQCCGGTRPNWARCRVRSCDEILYTGREDGDIYLDSSVAYHPAEGTICCSKFHGSSGQHCCGTDIYQPHSEICCNGHRYPKVENLLCCGIKAYNIKSKQKKCCAGRLHHLRSNQSAHEAQCCGSMLQKPSNVCCMSQNEEVLYVPQRGFKCCGHLYYNTSLWSCCAGSLCPVHKPGHHHSQSIKVSECSHVSLNNLDEKELCREMHIGIVDSVSPQSIVFSRVVKIYGKNATVKHLTSPHILETHGCNFLKLICGETYFFNHVNVFTDFNHDYILQSLHFIISKCQATSD, encoded by the exons ATGGACAGATTCCTGGACTCCTCTGCACAGATGT CTAAAGTTACACAAGGTCTGAGCCAAAGTGTGTCGTCTTGCTGTGAACTGCAGGCATACAACTCTCTGAATGAAATATGCTGTCAGTCCACCGTCAGAACCAAGCCTTCAGCAAACGCCCAATGCTGTGGTAGAG ATGCCATTGATGGAGACACACATTTGTGTTGTGGTCCACCAGATGCAAAAAAAGGCCAGTTGAAATTATCTGATCACCATCAATGCTGTGGCCAAGACCAGTACGACACTTTGAAAAATTGCTGCTGTGCGATAAATGCCACTCTTCAGATACACCCCAATAAGGCCAGTTGCTGTGTAGAAGACTCAG AGACATTTGATGCAGGCACTGAGTTATGTTGTGGCCCCCCTGAGAATAAGACCTGCTCGCGTAGAATTTCTGATCACCACCTGTGCTGTGGACGTGACCAGTATAACACCACGACTCATTGTTGCTGTGGGCTGGATCACCCTTTGAAGATACACCCCATTGGCTCCGAATGCTGTAACGAATCAG ATGAACAACCACAG aacCCCAGTTCCCAACTCAACAG CACTGAGCCACACACAGGTCTAGCTGGATCATCATGTTTCGACCTGATCAAATGCCTGTGCGGTGAGACATACCGGACAGATTCTCCCGAGCCTCCTTTGTGCTGCACCCCAG GTCGACATGACACTCCCATCTGTACTCCACATGCAGGCGTCTCCTGTAAATCTGGGTGGAGGCCTTCAACTGATCAA TGCTGTGGAGGGACACGGCCAAACTGGGCACGATGCAGAGTCCGCTCTTGTGATGAGATCTTGTacacaggcagagaggatgGAGACATATACTTGGACAGCAGTGTTGCTTACCACCCAGCTGAAGGGACTATATGCTGTTCAAAGTTTCATGGCTCATCAGGGCAGCACTGCTGTGGGACAGACATCTACCAGCCTCACAGTGAGATCTGCTGCAATGGACACAG ATATCCCAAAGTCGAAAACCTGCTCTGCTGTGGGATTAAGGCCTACAACATTaagagcaaacagaagaagtgcTGTGCAGGGAGACTGCACCACCTGAGGTCTAACCAGTCTGCACATGAAGCACAATGCTGTGGATCCATGCTGCAAAAACCATCA AATGTCTGCTGCATGAGTCAGAATGAGGAGGTGCTCTACGTTCCACAGCGGGGGTTCAAATGCTGCGGCCATCTCTACTACAATACTTCTCTGTGGTCCTGTTGTGCAGGGAGCCTGTGTCCGGTCCACAAACCAGGACATCACCACAGCCAGTCAATCAAAG TTTCAGAATGCAGTCATGTGTCACTGAACAACCTGGATGAGAAAGAACTTTGCAGAGAAA TGCACATTGGGATTGTGGACAGTGTGTCTCCGCAAAGCATCGTGTTCAGCCGTGTGGTGAAAATCTACGGAAAAAATGCCACTGTGAAACATCTCACCTCCCCTCACATCCTGGAAACACATGGCTGCAACTTCCTTAAGTTGATCTGTGGGGAGACTTACTTCTTTAATCACGTTAATGTCTTTACTGATTTCAACCATGACTACATTCTCCAGTCACTCCATTTCATTATTTCCAAGTGTCAGGCGACCTCAGATTAA
- the si:ch211-195m9.3 gene encoding uncharacterized protein si:ch211-195m9.3 isoform X4, whose product MGIEYDTREAVCCENCFHPGRGLSCCGKLSFDPEVATCCPGKPGVTAKVTQGLSQSVSSCCELQAYNSLNEICCQSTVRTKPSANAQCCGRDAIDGDTHLCCGPPDAKKGQLKLSDHHQCCGQDQYDTLKNCCCAINATLQIHPNKASCCVEDSETFDAGTELCCGPPENKTCSRRISDHHLCCGRDQYNTTTHCCCGLDHPLKIHPIGSECCNESDEQPQNPSSQLNSTEPHTGLAGSSCFDLIKCLCGETYRTDSPEPPLCCTPGRHDTPICTPHAGVSCKSGWRPSTDQCCGGTRPNWARCRVRSCDEILYTGREDGDIYLDSSVAYHPAEGTICCSKFHGSSGQHCCGTDIYQPHSEICCNGHRYPKVENLLCCGIKAYNIKSKQKKCCAGRLHHLRSNQSAHEAQCCGSMLQKPSNVCCMSQNEEVLYVPQRGFKCCGHLYYNTSLWSCCAGSLCPVHKPGHHHSQSIKVSECSHVSLNNLDEKELCREMHIGIVDSVSPQSIVFSRVVKIYGKNATVKHLTSPHILETHGCNFLKLICGETYFFNHVNVFTDFNHDYILQSLHFIISKCQATSD is encoded by the exons ATGGGGATAGAGTATGACACCCGAGAGGCTGTGTGCTGTGAGAACTGTTTCCATCCTGGGAGAGGGCTTTCATGTTGTGGAAAGTTGTCCTTTGATCCAGAAGTGGCCACCTGCTGTCCAGGAAAACCAGGAGTAACAG CTAAAGTTACACAAGGTCTGAGCCAAAGTGTGTCGTCTTGCTGTGAACTGCAGGCATACAACTCTCTGAATGAAATATGCTGTCAGTCCACCGTCAGAACCAAGCCTTCAGCAAACGCCCAATGCTGTGGTAGAG ATGCCATTGATGGAGACACACATTTGTGTTGTGGTCCACCAGATGCAAAAAAAGGCCAGTTGAAATTATCTGATCACCATCAATGCTGTGGCCAAGACCAGTACGACACTTTGAAAAATTGCTGCTGTGCGATAAATGCCACTCTTCAGATACACCCCAATAAGGCCAGTTGCTGTGTAGAAGACTCAG AGACATTTGATGCAGGCACTGAGTTATGTTGTGGCCCCCCTGAGAATAAGACCTGCTCGCGTAGAATTTCTGATCACCACCTGTGCTGTGGACGTGACCAGTATAACACCACGACTCATTGTTGCTGTGGGCTGGATCACCCTTTGAAGATACACCCCATTGGCTCCGAATGCTGTAACGAATCAG ATGAACAACCACAG aacCCCAGTTCCCAACTCAACAG CACTGAGCCACACACAGGTCTAGCTGGATCATCATGTTTCGACCTGATCAAATGCCTGTGCGGTGAGACATACCGGACAGATTCTCCCGAGCCTCCTTTGTGCTGCACCCCAG GTCGACATGACACTCCCATCTGTACTCCACATGCAGGCGTCTCCTGTAAATCTGGGTGGAGGCCTTCAACTGATCAA TGCTGTGGAGGGACACGGCCAAACTGGGCACGATGCAGAGTCCGCTCTTGTGATGAGATCTTGTacacaggcagagaggatgGAGACATATACTTGGACAGCAGTGTTGCTTACCACCCAGCTGAAGGGACTATATGCTGTTCAAAGTTTCATGGCTCATCAGGGCAGCACTGCTGTGGGACAGACATCTACCAGCCTCACAGTGAGATCTGCTGCAATGGACACAG ATATCCCAAAGTCGAAAACCTGCTCTGCTGTGGGATTAAGGCCTACAACATTaagagcaaacagaagaagtgcTGTGCAGGGAGACTGCACCACCTGAGGTCTAACCAGTCTGCACATGAAGCACAATGCTGTGGATCCATGCTGCAAAAACCATCA AATGTCTGCTGCATGAGTCAGAATGAGGAGGTGCTCTACGTTCCACAGCGGGGGTTCAAATGCTGCGGCCATCTCTACTACAATACTTCTCTGTGGTCCTGTTGTGCAGGGAGCCTGTGTCCGGTCCACAAACCAGGACATCACCACAGCCAGTCAATCAAAG TTTCAGAATGCAGTCATGTGTCACTGAACAACCTGGATGAGAAAGAACTTTGCAGAGAAA TGCACATTGGGATTGTGGACAGTGTGTCTCCGCAAAGCATCGTGTTCAGCCGTGTGGTGAAAATCTACGGAAAAAATGCCACTGTGAAACATCTCACCTCCCCTCACATCCTGGAAACACATGGCTGCAACTTCCTTAAGTTGATCTGTGGGGAGACTTACTTCTTTAATCACGTTAATGTCTTTACTGATTTCAACCATGACTACATTCTCCAGTCACTCCATTTCATTATTTCCAAGTGTCAGGCGACCTCAGATTAA
- the si:ch211-195m9.3 gene encoding uncharacterized protein si:ch211-195m9.3 isoform X2 — protein MVLFCYLLPVWLTCGIIIVCGIGSDAFKNNCCRKNCMGIEYDTREAVCCENCFHPGRGLSCCGKLSFDPEVATCCPGKPGVTAKVTQGLSQSVSSCCELQAYNSLNEICCQSTVRTKPSANAQCCGRDAIDGDTHLCCGPPDAKKGQLKLSDHHQCCGQDQYDTLKNCCCAINATLQIHPNKASCCVEDSETFDAGTELCCGPPENKTCSRRISDHHLCCGRDQYNTTTHCCCGLDHPLKIHPIGSECCNESDEQPQNPSSQLNSTEPHTGLAGSSCFDLIKCLCGETYRTDSPEPPLCCTPGRHDTPICTPHAGVSCKSGWRPSTDQCCGGTRPNWARCRVRSCDEILYTGREDGDIYLDSSVAYHPAEGTICCSKFHGSSGQHCCGTDIYQPHSEICCNGHRYPKVENLLCCGIKAYNIKSKQKKCCAGRLHHLRSNQSAHEAQCCGSMLQKPSNVCCMSQNEEVLYVPQRGFKCCGHLYYNTSLWSCCAGSLCPVHKPGHHHSQSIKVSECSHVSLNNLDEKELCREMHIGIVDSVSPQSIVFSRVVKIYGKNATVKHLTSPHILETHGCNFLKLICGETYFFNHVNVFTDFNHDYILQSLHFIISKCQATSD, from the exons GCATTGGATCTgatgcatttaaaaacaactgttGCAG AAAAAACTGTATGGGGATAGAGTATGACACCCGAGAGGCTGTGTGCTGTGAGAACTGTTTCCATCCTGGGAGAGGGCTTTCATGTTGTGGAAAGTTGTCCTTTGATCCAGAAGTGGCCACCTGCTGTCCAGGAAAACCAGGAGTAACAG CTAAAGTTACACAAGGTCTGAGCCAAAGTGTGTCGTCTTGCTGTGAACTGCAGGCATACAACTCTCTGAATGAAATATGCTGTCAGTCCACCGTCAGAACCAAGCCTTCAGCAAACGCCCAATGCTGTGGTAGAG ATGCCATTGATGGAGACACACATTTGTGTTGTGGTCCACCAGATGCAAAAAAAGGCCAGTTGAAATTATCTGATCACCATCAATGCTGTGGCCAAGACCAGTACGACACTTTGAAAAATTGCTGCTGTGCGATAAATGCCACTCTTCAGATACACCCCAATAAGGCCAGTTGCTGTGTAGAAGACTCAG AGACATTTGATGCAGGCACTGAGTTATGTTGTGGCCCCCCTGAGAATAAGACCTGCTCGCGTAGAATTTCTGATCACCACCTGTGCTGTGGACGTGACCAGTATAACACCACGACTCATTGTTGCTGTGGGCTGGATCACCCTTTGAAGATACACCCCATTGGCTCCGAATGCTGTAACGAATCAG ATGAACAACCACAG aacCCCAGTTCCCAACTCAACAG CACTGAGCCACACACAGGTCTAGCTGGATCATCATGTTTCGACCTGATCAAATGCCTGTGCGGTGAGACATACCGGACAGATTCTCCCGAGCCTCCTTTGTGCTGCACCCCAG GTCGACATGACACTCCCATCTGTACTCCACATGCAGGCGTCTCCTGTAAATCTGGGTGGAGGCCTTCAACTGATCAA TGCTGTGGAGGGACACGGCCAAACTGGGCACGATGCAGAGTCCGCTCTTGTGATGAGATCTTGTacacaggcagagaggatgGAGACATATACTTGGACAGCAGTGTTGCTTACCACCCAGCTGAAGGGACTATATGCTGTTCAAAGTTTCATGGCTCATCAGGGCAGCACTGCTGTGGGACAGACATCTACCAGCCTCACAGTGAGATCTGCTGCAATGGACACAG ATATCCCAAAGTCGAAAACCTGCTCTGCTGTGGGATTAAGGCCTACAACATTaagagcaaacagaagaagtgcTGTGCAGGGAGACTGCACCACCTGAGGTCTAACCAGTCTGCACATGAAGCACAATGCTGTGGATCCATGCTGCAAAAACCATCA AATGTCTGCTGCATGAGTCAGAATGAGGAGGTGCTCTACGTTCCACAGCGGGGGTTCAAATGCTGCGGCCATCTCTACTACAATACTTCTCTGTGGTCCTGTTGTGCAGGGAGCCTGTGTCCGGTCCACAAACCAGGACATCACCACAGCCAGTCAATCAAAG TTTCAGAATGCAGTCATGTGTCACTGAACAACCTGGATGAGAAAGAACTTTGCAGAGAAA TGCACATTGGGATTGTGGACAGTGTGTCTCCGCAAAGCATCGTGTTCAGCCGTGTGGTGAAAATCTACGGAAAAAATGCCACTGTGAAACATCTCACCTCCCCTCACATCCTGGAAACACATGGCTGCAACTTCCTTAAGTTGATCTGTGGGGAGACTTACTTCTTTAATCACGTTAATGTCTTTACTGATTTCAACCATGACTACATTCTCCAGTCACTCCATTTCATTATTTCCAAGTGTCAGGCGACCTCAGATTAA
- the si:ch211-195m9.3 gene encoding uncharacterized protein si:ch211-195m9.3 isoform X3, translating into MVLFCYLLPVWLTCGIIIVCGIGSDAFKNNCCSRKNCMGIEYDTREAVCCENCFHPGRGLSCCGKLSFDPEVATCCPGKPGVTAKVTQGLSQSVSSCCELQAYNSLNEICCQSTVRTKPSANAQCCGRDAIDGDTHLCCGPPDAKKGQLKLSDHHQCCGQDQYDTLKNCCCAINATLQIHPNKASCCVEDSETFDAGTELCCGPPENKTCSRRISDHHLCCGRDQYNTTTHCCCGLDHPLKIHPIGSECCNESDEQPQNPSSQLNSTEPHTGLAGSSCFDLIKCLCGETYRTDSPEPPLCCTPGRHDTPICTPHAGVSCKSGWRPSTDQCCGGTRPNWARCRVRSCDEILYTGREDGDIYLDSSVAYHPAEGTICCSKFHGSSGQHCCGTDIYQPHSEICCNGHRYPKVENLLCCGIKAYNIKSKQKKCCAGRLHHLRSNQSAHEAQCCGSMLQKPSNVCCMSQNEEVLYVPQRGFKCCGHLYYNTSLWSCCAGSLCPVHKPGHHHSQSIKECSHVSLNNLDEKELCREMHIGIVDSVSPQSIVFSRVVKIYGKNATVKHLTSPHILETHGCNFLKLICGETYFFNHVNVFTDFNHDYILQSLHFIISKCQATSD; encoded by the exons GCATTGGATCTgatgcatttaaaaacaactgttGCAG CAGAAAAAACTGTATGGGGATAGAGTATGACACCCGAGAGGCTGTGTGCTGTGAGAACTGTTTCCATCCTGGGAGAGGGCTTTCATGTTGTGGAAAGTTGTCCTTTGATCCAGAAGTGGCCACCTGCTGTCCAGGAAAACCAGGAGTAACAG CTAAAGTTACACAAGGTCTGAGCCAAAGTGTGTCGTCTTGCTGTGAACTGCAGGCATACAACTCTCTGAATGAAATATGCTGTCAGTCCACCGTCAGAACCAAGCCTTCAGCAAACGCCCAATGCTGTGGTAGAG ATGCCATTGATGGAGACACACATTTGTGTTGTGGTCCACCAGATGCAAAAAAAGGCCAGTTGAAATTATCTGATCACCATCAATGCTGTGGCCAAGACCAGTACGACACTTTGAAAAATTGCTGCTGTGCGATAAATGCCACTCTTCAGATACACCCCAATAAGGCCAGTTGCTGTGTAGAAGACTCAG AGACATTTGATGCAGGCACTGAGTTATGTTGTGGCCCCCCTGAGAATAAGACCTGCTCGCGTAGAATTTCTGATCACCACCTGTGCTGTGGACGTGACCAGTATAACACCACGACTCATTGTTGCTGTGGGCTGGATCACCCTTTGAAGATACACCCCATTGGCTCCGAATGCTGTAACGAATCAG ATGAACAACCACAG aacCCCAGTTCCCAACTCAACAG CACTGAGCCACACACAGGTCTAGCTGGATCATCATGTTTCGACCTGATCAAATGCCTGTGCGGTGAGACATACCGGACAGATTCTCCCGAGCCTCCTTTGTGCTGCACCCCAG GTCGACATGACACTCCCATCTGTACTCCACATGCAGGCGTCTCCTGTAAATCTGGGTGGAGGCCTTCAACTGATCAA TGCTGTGGAGGGACACGGCCAAACTGGGCACGATGCAGAGTCCGCTCTTGTGATGAGATCTTGTacacaggcagagaggatgGAGACATATACTTGGACAGCAGTGTTGCTTACCACCCAGCTGAAGGGACTATATGCTGTTCAAAGTTTCATGGCTCATCAGGGCAGCACTGCTGTGGGACAGACATCTACCAGCCTCACAGTGAGATCTGCTGCAATGGACACAG ATATCCCAAAGTCGAAAACCTGCTCTGCTGTGGGATTAAGGCCTACAACATTaagagcaaacagaagaagtgcTGTGCAGGGAGACTGCACCACCTGAGGTCTAACCAGTCTGCACATGAAGCACAATGCTGTGGATCCATGCTGCAAAAACCATCA AATGTCTGCTGCATGAGTCAGAATGAGGAGGTGCTCTACGTTCCACAGCGGGGGTTCAAATGCTGCGGCCATCTCTACTACAATACTTCTCTGTGGTCCTGTTGTGCAGGGAGCCTGTGTCCGGTCCACAAACCAGGACATCACCACAGCCAGTCAATCAAAG AATGCAGTCATGTGTCACTGAACAACCTGGATGAGAAAGAACTTTGCAGAGAAA TGCACATTGGGATTGTGGACAGTGTGTCTCCGCAAAGCATCGTGTTCAGCCGTGTGGTGAAAATCTACGGAAAAAATGCCACTGTGAAACATCTCACCTCCCCTCACATCCTGGAAACACATGGCTGCAACTTCCTTAAGTTGATCTGTGGGGAGACTTACTTCTTTAATCACGTTAATGTCTTTACTGATTTCAACCATGACTACATTCTCCAGTCACTCCATTTCATTATTTCCAAGTGTCAGGCGACCTCAGATTAA